TCCCTTAacgtttttctttccacccgccttgttcatattattgttcatagattttttatttgcattcGCATTTCCACCTTTggctttcatttttcccttctggtCATTCTTTCCTCCGGCTCCTTTCTGTTTATCCTTGCtgttgatatttttcttgttcatatttttattgcccttattgttatttttgttgttctttgATGTGTTATTCTTCACGTTTttattgtttttgttttttttgttttccttctttacatttCCGCCTGAGCCTCCTTTTTTCGTGTTTCCAATTTTGCCTTTCACAAGTTTATTTTTAGATGTCACCtttccattcttcttctgttgTTGTGCTTtgttgttcacttttttttttatttcctttttcacactcattcctttttttgccgcTTTGCTATTTTTGCTTACTGCATTATTGTTTTTCTTGgcgcttttctttttgctcTTTACAACATTTCCTCCAGCCGAAGCACCACTTTTGGATTTCTTCGATGcggatgaaaaagaaacagtCTTCACTTTGCCATTTtcattattcttttcttccccttcaggaccgttattttctcctccttcttcttcattaccttctgttccttccacTTTGGTATCTCCTTCCTCTCCCTCCTCATTACCCTCTTCCTTCACATCTCCATTAGCGTTTACACCTTCCGTATCATTTTCAGCtgcatcttcttcctctccatCTGCCTTGGCGTCCGTCTCCACCtcgtcttcttccttctctcctttaGTGATAAAATTCA
Above is a window of Plasmodium knowlesi strain H genome assembly, chromosome: 6 DNA encoding:
- a CDS encoding merozoite capping protein 1, putative codes for the protein MMEDTKLTDEILNAELLNENNEQTTLQGEIEKNKELNGVVIFVYPKADTPGCTEQAKLFKEKFEEFTSNNYAVYGLSADSADAQLKWKEKLELPFGLLCDVEKNVLKLMGFLKEDERIARSHVVIKNDSVVSYFKKGVKPGLSAENVLNFITKGEKEEDEVETDAKADGEEEDAAENDTEGVNANGDVKEEGNEEGEEGDTKVEGTEGNEEEGGENNGPEGEEKNNENGKVKTVSFSSASKKSKSGASAGGNVVKSKKKSAKKNNNAVSKNSKAAKKGMSVKKEIKKKVNNKAQQQKKNGKVTSKNKLVKGKIGNTKKGGSGGNVKKENKKNKNNKNVKNNTSKNNKNNNKGNKNMNKKNINSKDKQKGAGGKNDQKGKMKAKGGNANANKKSMNNNMNKAGGKKNVKGKENNKKVANKKIDKKKVQVSKKSNNAGGSKNKNANMSKSNVKSNKNMKKVIKKK